aacagtcagatatcatggttagaaTATCACAATCCTAAATAATGCACATAAATGTTTCAGTATAAATTCAACTTAGTTGACTGCTGCCATCAATGACAATAACCTGTCATAGATAAAGGTTGAATGAACTGAAAACTGGAGCCTTATTGTCAGAGTAGTTATCATCTCTCACTCTGTGGTCAGTGAACCTAGAGTATgaacaacacagagaaacagtccTACTCCTTACACTGTGGTCAGTGAACCTAGAGTATgaacaacacagagaaacagtccTACTCCTTACACTGTGGTCAGTGAACCTAGAGTATgaacaacacagagaaacagtccTACTCCTTACACTGTGGTCAGTGAACCTAGAGTATgaacaacacagagaaacagtccTACTCCTTACACTGTGGTCAGTGAACCTAGAGTATgaacaacacagagaaacagtccTACTCCTTACACTGTGGTCAGTGAACCTAGAGTATgaacaacacagagaaacagtccTACTCCTTACACTGTGGTCAGTggtattagagcagtagtatattaccttggggtggtcagtgttattagagcagtagtatattaccttgggttggtcagagttattataacagtagtatattaccttggggtggtcagtgttattagagcagtagtatattaccttggggtggtcagtgttattataacagtagtatattaccttggggtggtcagtgttattataacagtagtatattaccttggggtggtcagtgttattagagcagtagtatattaccttggggtggtcagtgttattataacagtagtatattaccttggggtggtcagtgttattagagcagtagtgtattaccttgggttggtcagtgttattagagcagtagtatattaccttggggtggtcagtgttattagagcagtagtgtattaccttgggttggtcagtgttattagagcagtaatatattaccttggggtggtcagtgttattagagcagtagtatattaccttggggtggtcagtgttattagagcagtagtatattacagggcagggctttctcctatagagctccatttttatggaacggtctgcctacccatgtcagagacgcaaactcggtctcaacctttaagtctttactgaagactcatctcttcagtgggtcatatgattgagtgtagtctggcccaggagtgggaaggtgaacggaaaggctctggagcaacgaaccgcccttgctgtctctgcctggccggttcccctctttccactgggattctctgcctctaaccctattacaggggctgagtctctggcttactggggctctctcatgccgtccctggaaggggtgcgtcacctgagtgggttgattcactgatgtggtcatcctgtctgggttggcgcccccccttgggttgtgccatggcggagatctttgtgggctatactcggccttgtctcaggatggtaagttggtggttgaagatatccctctagtggtgtgggggctgtgctttggcaaagtgggtggggttatatccttcctgtttggccctgtccgggggtgtcctcggatggggccacagtgtctcctgaccccttctgtctcagcctccagtatttatgctgcagtagtttatgtgtcggggggctagggtcagtttgttttatctggagtacttctcctgtcctattcggtgtcctgtgtgaatctaagtgtgcgttctctaattctctccttgtctctttctttctctctctcggaggaccttttattttttattttatttgacctttatttaaccaggcaagtcagttaagaacaaattcttattttcaatgacggcctgggaacagtgggttaactgcctgttcaggggcagaacgacagatttgtaccttgtcagctcgggggtttgaactcgcaaccttccggttactagtccaacgctctaaccactaggctaccctgccgcccctctcggaggacctgagccataggaccatgccccaggactacctgacatgatgactccttgctgtccccattccacctggccgtgctgctgctccagtttcaactgttctgccttattattattcgaccatgctggtcatttatgaacattttaacatcttggccatgttctgttataatctccacccggcacagccagaagaggattggccaccccacatagcctggttcctctctaggtttcttcctaggttttggcctttctagggagtttttcctagccaccgtgcttctacacctgcattgcttgctgtttggggttttaggctgggtttctgtacagcactttgagatatcagctgatgtacgaagggctatataaatacatttgatttgatttgatttattaccttgggttggtcagtgttattataacagtagtatattaccttgggttggtcagtgttattagagcagtagtatattaccttgggttggtcagtgttattagagcagtagtatattaccttgggttggtcagtgttattagagcagtagtatattaccttgggttggtcagagttattagagcagtagtatattaccttgggttggtcagagttattagagcagtagtatattaccttggggtggtcagtgggGTGCCATCCACCCATTTCCAGGTCCCGtcagtaacagagtcagtcagaccAATCCAGACTCCCTTGTTGAGGTTGAAGAGAAACTCCTGTTGTTGAGAAAGATAAATATTTATGTGTATATGTTTGATCATATTTACCGCCTGCACACCCagagctccccccccccccccccctcccactcactcactcactcactcactcactcactcactcacctgttCCTTTTCACTGTTTATGATCACcaggtctgctcctctctccagacagtcctctctgctccccttcCAGGTTTTAGTCTCAGTAGACAGGAAGTACCAACTGGATTCAAACTTCTGCCAGCATTCAGGACAGGTTTGTTCTACAAGATGAAATCATGAATTTCCTTAATCTTTTCACACTGGATAAAATAATACAGACACACGATAAAGTGTGTGCGATTAATGAAAATGTACTACTGTAGGTTTACTCACTGAGATTGGAAAGCCTCTCGCTAAGAAAAACTTTCtcagtctgtagctggtctctctctttagtcaggttgttgtaacgGGTCTGTagttggtctctctctttagtcagggtgttgtaactgatctgtagctggtctctctctttagtcagaaGGCTGTTGCTGTCCTGTAGCTGGTCTATCTCTGTTGAGTCGTGATGATCAGTGACTCCATCTGTAAAAGGGAAAGTTAATCAAACATGTAACTAAAACACCATTAATGAGTAAGTATAATTTAGTAGGCTACTTAAGTCTCAGTAAAAACATAGTAAActtacagtagacagacaggcctATGATCCCAGCCAGTAGGAGAACACACAGCAGCCCCAGACACACTGTAGCAACTCCAGAGGGTCTCTTCCACCACTGAACATGTACTGAATCACAAATGATTAAAGATCTTTGGTAATGTGTTTTACTGTATCATCCAGGATTGAGACAAATAAAGCTATTGCACTACAGGGAAATCTCACCTGTTTAATGTGTGTTTTTTATGTGTTTTTCCCCGCCttatttgtaacttattctgtacataatgtttctgcaaccatatcttacggcaaaaaagagcttctcgatatcaggacagcgattactcacctcggattagacaattatttttttctacaacaaagatgatgcacaagatattctccaaacacccctcAAGACCGTcatccccgttatttgcaagaggaagcaaCGCAGGTTACGGAGgcaaagagccggatgcctggtcaggacccgGCGAAGGCGACTGGGAAAGCTGCCGCTaccgtcaatactactcgccaacgtgcaatcattggacaataaattatacgaggtacgatcacaaatatccaaccaacgggacatcagaaactgtaatatcctatgtttcacggaatcgtggctgaatgacgacatggatattcagctaacgggatatacgctgcaccggcaggatagaacagcacactccggtaaaaCGAGGGGGGACGGGGGACGGTCTGTGCatgtttgtaaacaacagctggtgaacgaaatctaaggaagtctctagattttgctcgcctgaagtagagtatattgtgataaattgcaggccacactacttgcctagagtgttttcagctatacttttcatggctgtttatttaccaccacagacagatgctgacaTTAAGACAGCGCTTAGTCAGCTGTATTAAggacataagcaaacaggaaaccactcaccaagaggcggcgctcctagtggctggatactttaatgcagggaaacttaaaatcAGTtataccaaatttctatcaacatgttaaatgtgcaaccagagggaaaaacattctagatcacctgtactccacacacagagacgcatacaaagctctccctcgccctccatttggtaaatccgacacaactctattctcctgattcctgcttacaagcaaaaattaaaggaggaagcaccagtgactcagatgaagcagatgctaaattaCAGGACtcttttgctatcacagactcgaacatgttccgggattcttccgatagcattgagaagtacaccacatcagtcactgactttatcaataagtgcatcgaggacgtcgtccccacagtgactgtacgtacatacctcaaccagaggccatggattacaggcaacattcgcgctgagctaaagggtagtgcttctgctttcaaggtgcgggactctaaccgggaagcttacaagaaatcctgctatgccctgcaaagaaccatcaaacaggtaaagGGCAAAttcagggctaagattgaatcatactacaccagctccgacgctcgtcttatgtggcaaggcttgcaaactattacagactacaaagggaagcacagctgcgagctgcccagtgacaccagcctaccagatgagctaaatcagttctatgctcgcttcgaggcaagcaacactgaggcatgcatgagagcatcagctgttccggacgactgtgatcacactctctgtaGCTGACGTaaataagacctttaaacaggtcaacatacacaaggctgcggggccagacgaattaccaggacgtgtgctccgggcatgtactgaccaactggcaggtgtcctcactgacattttcaacatgtccctgattgagtctgtaataccaacatgtttcaagcagaccaccatagtccctgtgcccaagaacacaaaggcaacctgcctaaatgactacagacccgtagcactcacgtccgtagccatgaagtgctttgaaaggtcggtaatggctcacatcaacaccattatcccagaaaccctagacccactccaatttgcataccgcccaaacagatccacagatgatacaatctctattgcactccacactgccctttcccacctggacaaaatatacacttatgtgagaatgctattcattgactacagctcagcgtacaacaccatagtacactaaaagctcatcactaagctaaggatcctgggactaaacacctccctcttcaactggatcctggacttcctgacgggctgcccccaggtggtgagggtaggtagcaacacatctgccacgctgatcctcaacactggagcgccacaagggtgcgtgctcagtcacctcctgtactccctgttcacccacgactgcattgCAAAGCACGAttcaaacaccatcattaagtttgcagacgacacaacagtggtaggcctgatcacagacaacgacgagacagcctatagggaggaggtcagtgacctggccgtgtggtgctgaaataacaacctatccctaaATGTtgccaagactaaggagatgattgtggactacaggaaaaggagcaccgagcacacccccattctcatcgacgtggctgtagtgtaacaacaaactagaatggtacaaacacaccaaaacagtggtgaagagggcacgacaaagcctattccccctcaggaaacttaaaagaattggcatgggtcctcagatcctcaaaaggttctgcagctgcaacatcgagagctggttgcatcactgcctggtacggcaattactcggcctctgaccgcaaggcactacagagggtagtgcgtacagcccagtacatcactggagctagctacctgccatccaggacctctacctgccatccaggatctctacaccaggcgctgtcagaggaaggccctaaaaatggtcaaagaccccagccaccccagtcatagactgttctctctactaccgcatgcaagcagtaccggagtgccaagtctaggacaaaaaggcttctcaacagtttttagccccaaaccataagactcctgaacaggtaatcatatggctacccagactatttgttttgtgtgcccccccaacccctctttttacgctgctgctactctctgtttatcatatatgcatagtcacttgaactatacattcatgtatatactacctcaattgggccgaccaaccagtgctctggcacattggctaaccgggctatatGCGTTGTGTCCCTCCACCCACCACATGCTAACCCcacttttacgctactgctaacctctgttcatcatatatgcatagtcaatttaaccatatctacatgtacatactacctcaaccagCCTGACTATCCGGtggctgtatatagcctcgctacttttatagcattgctactgtacatagcctgtctttttactgttgttttatttctttacttacctattgttcacctaacaccctttttgcactattggttagatcctgtaagtaagcatttcactgtaaggtctacacctgttgtattcggcgcacgtgacaaataaactttgatttgatttgtgtaaagtacgtgtctgtgtgtgtgtgtttgtgcaatcTTACCAGATGCAACAACTCCATTTCTTGTACTGGACTTGAAGGCTCTTACGTTGGCATATAATTGGCCATCAATGTCTGTGTTCTTCATTGCATCAGGCTCATTGTCTTCAAATCCATCTGAGTTTTGATAGACTCCCTCTGACATTCTAACACACTTGTGATCAAGTACAGTAACTTCTACTTCTTACATCAGCTCTAATATGCGTCTGTAGCTGTGTCTTCTCCATGcaatgtcctgtctctgtgtgaatTATAGAAGTGAAACTCTTTATCAGTCAACCACAGTCAGCCACCAcgtgactcccaccagccttagtttgataatataatacatgatatgacttcCACCAGCCTTAGTttggtaatataatacatgatatgactcccaccagcgtTAGTTTGATAATAttatacatgatatgactcccaccagtcttagtttgATATTTTAAttcatgatatgactcccacaaACCTTAGTTTGATAATacaatacatgatatgactcgaACCAGTCTTAGTGTGAAAATACACCACATGacatgactcccaccagtcttagtttgataataATCTACATATGACTCCCTGCAGCCTTAGTTTGATAATAaactacatgatatgactcccaccagccttagtttgataatataatgcgtgatatgactcccaccaaacttagtttgataatataatacatgatatgactcccaccagccttagtgtgataatataatacatgatatgactcccaccagacttagtgtgataatataatacatgatatgactcccaccagtcttagtgtgataatataatacatgatatgactcccaccagtcttagtttgatattttatttcatgatatgactcccaccagccttagtttgataatatactacatgatatgcctcccaccagtcttagtttgataatataatacatgatatgactcccaccagccttagtttgataatatactacatgatatgcctcccaccagtcttagtttgataatatactacatgatatgactcccaccagccttagtttgataatatactacatgatatgcctcccaccagccttagtttgataatataatacatgatatgactcccaccagccttagtgtgataatataatacatgatatgactcccaccagccttagtgtgataatataatacatgatatgactcccaccagccttagtgtgataatataatacatgatatgactcccaccagccttagtgtgataatataatacatgatatgactcccaccagccttagtgtgataatataatacatgatatgactcccaccagtcttagtttgataatataatacatgatatgactcccacaaaccttagtttgataatataatacatgatacgactcccaccagccttagtgtgataagatactacatgatatgactcccaccagtcttagtttgataatatactacatgatatgactccgaccagtcttagtttgataatatactacatgatatgactcccaccagccttagtgggACAATAtcatacatgatatgactcccaccagccttagtttgtgtcacgttctgaccttagttcttttgttatgtctttgttttagttgatcagggcgtgagttgggtgggcagtctgttcttttttctataatttggtctggtatggttctcaatcagagtcagctgtctattgttgtccctgattgagaaccatacttaggcagcctgttttcacccttgattggtgggtgattattttttattttctttgtgttccacacggaactgtttcggtttgttatttcacgttgttattttgtatttttctgtgttctattaaaagaatcatgaacacgtacaacgctgtgcattggtcctcagatccttcctactactcctcgtcggaggaggaagaagaccgttacagaatcacccaccaccaaggaccaagcagtgtggtaacgggcagcagcagaaaTCTAAGGACTCGTGGACATGGGAGAAGACTCTggacggagaaggaccctgggtacaggctggggaatatcgccgccccaaggcagagctggaggcagcgaaagctgagcggcggtggtaggaggaggcagcacggcagggACGAGAGGCAACCCCCAAAAATTAtttgggggaggcacacggggagtgtggctaacatttacattacattacatttaagtcatttagcagacgctcttatccagagcgacttacaaattggtgctttcaccttatgacatccagtggaacagccactttacaatagtgcatctaggtcttttaaggggggtgagaaggattactttatcctatcctaggtattccttaaagaggtggggctAAGTCAGGTatgagacctgcgccaactccccgtgctt
The genomic region above belongs to Oncorhynchus nerka isolate Pitt River linkage group LG18, Oner_Uvic_2.0, whole genome shotgun sequence and contains:
- the LOC135561825 gene encoding C-type lectin domain family 4 member E-like isoform X2 → MSEGVYQNSDGFEDNEPDAMKNTDIDGQLYANVRAFKSSTRNGVVASDGVTDHHDSTEIDQLQDSNSLLTKERDQLQISYNTLTKERDQLQTRYNNLTKERDQLQTEKVFLSERLSNLKQTCPECWQKFESSWYFLSTETKTWKGSREDCLERGADLVIINSEKEQEFLFNLNKGVWIGLTDSVTDGTWKWVDGTPLTTPRYWSPHQPDNGGGKPEYGEEDCVQIHKEQSSRKSWNDISCRSKLNWVCEKVL
- the LOC135561825 gene encoding CD209 antigen-like protein E isoform X1, with translation MSEGVYQNSDGFEDNEPDAMKNTDIDGQLYANVRAFKSSTRNGVVASVHVQWWKRPSGVATVCLGLLCVLLLAGIIGLSVYYGVTDHHDSTEIDQLQDSNSLLTKERDQLQISYNTLTKERDQLQTRYNNLTKERDQLQTEKVFLSERLSNLKQTCPECWQKFESSWYFLSTETKTWKGSREDCLERGADLVIINSEKEQEFLFNLNKGVWIGLTDSVTDGTWKWVDGTPLTTPRYWSPHQPDNGGGKPEYGEEDCVQIHKEQSSRKSWNDISCRSKLNWVCEKVL